The following are encoded in a window of Gimesia chilikensis genomic DNA:
- a CDS encoding PDZ domain-containing protein has product MKRFTLSLVIVAMVTGTMAIETYAGGRGRSGGNFGKSRGNFSGSKRNFQSSSFKKKFNSPSMKSTPKFNHNFSNKQINHNKFSNVHSKNTHFKPHSNMKQIQPMKKVHSGFNHKKPGSGFTRPNQKPFNGKNTLKPKPFPKPIDPGFGNGPSGKKPFDNIKPRPRPSKPFPGKPILNKPGKGHGQHGGKHAGKHHGHHNGHHHGNHHWHNHRPRFSWWWYNYCTPLRNCVPGNYQYCNYVYPTCDYVAPNGVVVEDVRWFLGLKGMMLPGKGIGVESVADNSPAAAIGLQPGMVITKCNGVVITDNEVFGQVIAQSGGVLEMELLESIEGEPLQATVQMTQLPAASF; this is encoded by the coding sequence ATGAAACGCTTCACACTCAGTTTGGTTATTGTGGCGATGGTCACCGGAACAATGGCAATAGAAACTTATGCCGGTGGTAGAGGACGCTCAGGTGGTAACTTTGGCAAATCCCGCGGTAACTTCTCTGGTTCAAAAAGAAACTTCCAGTCATCTTCGTTCAAGAAAAAGTTCAACTCGCCGAGCATGAAGTCGACTCCCAAATTCAATCACAATTTTTCCAACAAACAAATCAACCACAACAAGTTTTCTAACGTGCATTCGAAAAATACGCACTTCAAGCCGCATTCCAACATGAAACAGATTCAGCCCATGAAGAAAGTGCATTCTGGTTTCAATCATAAGAAACCGGGCAGTGGCTTTACACGCCCCAACCAGAAGCCCTTCAATGGCAAGAACACACTGAAGCCCAAGCCATTCCCCAAACCCATCGATCCCGGATTCGGCAATGGCCCATCTGGCAAGAAACCTTTCGATAACATCAAACCTCGTCCTCGTCCCAGTAAACCGTTCCCCGGCAAACCGATTCTTAACAAACCGGGTAAGGGACATGGACAGCATGGCGGAAAGCACGCTGGTAAACATCATGGTCACCACAATGGTCACCACCACGGAAACCATCACTGGCACAACCATCGTCCTCGCTTCTCCTGGTGGTGGTACAACTACTGCACACCACTGCGAAACTGCGTGCCCGGCAACTACCAGTACTGCAACTACGTGTATCCAACTTGTGACTATGTCGCTCCCAACGGAGTGGTTGTGGAAGACGTTCGCTGGTTCCTCGGTCTGAAAGGAATGATGCTGCCCGGCAAAGGGATTGGCGTGGAATCTGTCGCAGACAATTCGCCAGCCGCTGCTATCGGCCTGCAACCCGGTATGGTCATCACCAAGTGTAACGGTGTTGTCATCACCGACAACGAAGTGTTCGGCCAGGTCATCGCTCAGTCAGGTGGTGTACTGGAAATGGAACTGCTGGAATCCATCGAAGGCGAGCCCCTCCAGGCAACCGTTCAGATGACTCAGCTGCCCGCAGCCAGCTTCTAG
- a CDS encoding 6-bladed beta-propeller yields MMKKCLRSIAVAVVCCLTVPVMAAEKFEPVRMGSGIMTFDTVPGWGFDEQGRSVLGPTHGGVVVDKEGNIYTSAKIGVFVFSPDGKVVRRFLGDEYSNIHDIEIRDEPEGEFIYGARNVAGEGIKFHAETGDIVLKLPFPKESGLNLKKFAPTAITVAPDGDIILSDGYASNYIFKFDKDGKYKSHFGKKGNGLKEFNTAHGMTLDTRYNPPRLLICDRNHQPKGRLVHYDLDGNYIEEVVTGLGMPTSVAIQGDYVSVPDLHGRLVILDKTNTIIAVLGNNEDPKTHRNFNVPQDQWREGIFSGTHGSYWDKEGNLYVQDWNVSGRLMKLVRVK; encoded by the coding sequence ATGATGAAGAAGTGCTTGCGTTCAATTGCGGTAGCTGTGGTCTGTTGTCTGACAGTGCCGGTGATGGCGGCGGAGAAGTTCGAACCGGTGCGGATGGGCAGCGGTATCATGACTTTTGATACGGTGCCCGGCTGGGGGTTCGACGAACAGGGCCGTTCCGTTCTGGGACCTACCCATGGCGGCGTGGTTGTCGATAAAGAGGGAAATATCTACACGAGTGCCAAAATCGGCGTGTTCGTCTTCTCGCCGGATGGGAAAGTAGTGCGTCGTTTTCTGGGAGATGAGTACTCTAACATTCACGATATCGAAATCCGGGATGAGCCCGAAGGGGAATTCATTTACGGTGCCCGCAACGTGGCCGGGGAAGGGATCAAGTTTCACGCCGAGACGGGAGACATCGTTCTCAAACTGCCGTTCCCGAAAGAGTCCGGACTGAACCTCAAGAAGTTTGCCCCGACTGCGATTACCGTCGCCCCCGATGGAGACATTATTCTTTCAGACGGTTACGCCAGTAATTACATCTTCAAGTTCGACAAGGATGGCAAATACAAATCCCACTTCGGTAAGAAGGGGAACGGCTTGAAGGAATTCAACACTGCACACGGGATGACGCTGGATACGCGATACAATCCACCTCGCCTGTTGATCTGCGACCGGAACCATCAGCCCAAGGGCCGCCTGGTGCATTACGATCTGGACGGGAACTACATCGAAGAAGTAGTCACCGGACTGGGCATGCCGACTTCAGTCGCAATCCAGGGAGATTACGTATCGGTTCCCGACCTGCACGGACGCCTGGTTATTCTGGATAAGACCAACACCATCATCGCAGTACTGGGTAATAACGAAGATCCGAAAACACACCGCAACTTCAACGTCCCCCAGGATCAGTGGCGCGAGGGCATCTTCAGCGGCACTCACGGTTCCTACTGGGACAAAGAGGGCAACCTTTACGTGCAGGACTGGAACGTTTCCGGGCGACTGATGAAGCTGGTGCGGGTGAAGTAA
- a CDS encoding BPL-N domain-containing protein produces MRSPIIFRCAKFFILCLACLPLTVQAEEQTAETKLVRVAVFDYPDKESNGPRNLKQFLTPANGFKYQVVRPAEIRNGILKDFDVLIMPGGSGSKQSKALAPEGRKAVRQFVQNGGGYVGICAGAYLASSHYKWSLGVINARVWDRQHWARGAETVEIGLTPAGQQVLARGPKSYKVRYQNGPLLVPDNQQHLPGYEVLASFETEVARNGAPAGAMVGTHAIIRSKFGAGRVICYSPHPEAQDGPKSLVASGVYWASQVD; encoded by the coding sequence ATGCGTTCTCCTATTATATTCCGTTGTGCGAAATTCTTCATCCTGTGTCTGGCCTGCCTGCCACTCACAGTTCAGGCAGAAGAACAGACAGCTGAAACGAAACTGGTTCGTGTTGCCGTGTTTGACTATCCGGACAAGGAATCAAACGGCCCGCGTAATCTGAAACAGTTCCTCACGCCGGCCAATGGTTTTAAGTATCAGGTCGTCCGTCCTGCCGAGATTCGTAACGGCATACTCAAAGACTTCGACGTTCTCATCATGCCCGGCGGCAGTGGCAGTAAGCAATCGAAAGCACTGGCACCAGAAGGTCGCAAAGCGGTCCGCCAGTTTGTCCAGAACGGCGGTGGTTATGTGGGGATCTGCGCCGGGGCTTACCTCGCCTCATCGCATTACAAATGGTCGCTGGGAGTAATCAACGCCCGCGTCTGGGATCGTCAGCACTGGGCCCGTGGCGCTGAAACCGTTGAAATCGGTCTGACACCCGCCGGACAACAGGTCCTCGCCCGCGGTCCGAAAAGTTACAAAGTACGCTACCAGAACGGGCCACTGCTGGTCCCCGACAACCAGCAGCACCTGCCGGGGTACGAAGTTCTGGCGAGTTTCGAAACAGAAGTGGCCCGCAACGGCGCTCCCGCCGGAGCGATGGTAGGCACTCATGCCATCATCCGTTCCAAATTCGGTGCCGGCCGTGTGATCTGTTACAGTCCTCACCCGGAAGCCCAGGATGGTCCGAAATCACTGGTCGCCTCTGGAGTCTACTGGGCCTCCCAGGTGGACTGA
- a CDS encoding carcinine hydrolase/isopenicillin-N N-acyltransferase family protein, with amino-acid sequence MARNVTSLLRMLLLLVLITVPWSASSHACTTAVISGKATADGRPLLWKNRDTSNIHNEVVLFKEGPLRAIAVVNAGSRKSAFMGVNEAGFCLENSLSKDLGTPGKKSGMGNGRFIKHALETCETVEDFRRLLDETNKTGRRTVANFGVIDARGGAALFETGPDSYTMFDDNDPQTAPNGYIVRSNFATTAQGLPALPEQRHLGKIYSAERYSQACSRLEQQRGAGITVDYLLRNLTRDLSNQQGTPHPGTVNGTKGKLPEIIQTANTISRSTTVSAAVFHGVKPGENPGLTTMWTILGNPSFSLAVPCWVDMEQVADPLEDRKGAELGEIAISLRAWSKSAEGDGIDTQALPGIWEDLWKTEDKILKLTQVFQNSRRQHGYSQGAVTRFHQKMAALAMQAMQQELQEMKQAAIDLPAPPPPRFAPVKKTIVIP; translated from the coding sequence ATGGCTCGAAACGTGACTTCATTGCTGCGGATGCTACTGCTACTGGTTCTGATTACGGTACCATGGTCTGCTTCCTCCCACGCCTGCACGACCGCTGTTATCAGTGGCAAAGCGACCGCTGACGGCCGACCACTGCTCTGGAAAAACCGGGACACCTCAAACATCCATAATGAAGTGGTCCTGTTCAAAGAGGGTCCGCTCCGCGCCATCGCCGTGGTCAATGCAGGCAGCCGAAAATCAGCATTCATGGGCGTCAACGAAGCCGGCTTCTGTCTGGAAAACTCGTTGAGCAAAGACCTCGGCACTCCCGGTAAAAAATCCGGCATGGGCAATGGACGTTTCATCAAACATGCCCTGGAAACCTGTGAAACAGTCGAGGACTTCCGCAGACTGCTCGACGAAACCAACAAAACGGGCCGTCGCACTGTTGCCAACTTTGGTGTCATCGATGCCCGGGGAGGCGCTGCTCTCTTCGAAACCGGTCCCGACAGCTACACGATGTTTGACGACAACGATCCCCAGACAGCCCCCAACGGCTACATCGTACGTTCTAACTTCGCCACCACCGCCCAGGGACTGCCGGCCCTTCCCGAGCAGCGTCATCTGGGGAAGATTTATTCCGCCGAACGCTATTCCCAAGCGTGTTCCCGACTCGAACAACAGCGGGGAGCTGGCATCACCGTAGACTACCTGCTCCGCAACCTGACGCGCGACCTGTCCAACCAGCAAGGCACTCCTCACCCCGGCACCGTCAACGGTACCAAAGGCAAGCTGCCCGAAATCATCCAGACCGCAAACACCATCAGCCGATCCACCACCGTGTCTGCCGCCGTCTTTCATGGCGTCAAACCCGGAGAAAACCCCGGCCTGACAACCATGTGGACCATTCTGGGTAATCCCAGTTTTTCCCTGGCCGTCCCCTGTTGGGTCGATATGGAACAGGTCGCGGACCCGCTGGAAGATCGCAAAGGAGCCGAGTTGGGAGAGATCGCGATTTCCCTGCGTGCCTGGAGTAAATCAGCCGAGGGTGACGGCATCGACACACAGGCCCTCCCCGGTATCTGGGAAGACCTCTGGAAAACAGAAGATAAAATCCTCAAGCTCACGCAAGTTTTTCAGAACAGTCGCAGACAACACGGTTATTCACAAGGGGCCGTCACCCGCTTCCATCAGAAGATGGCGGCACTTGCCATGCAGGCGATGCAACAGGAACTGCAGGAAATGAAACAGGCCGCGATCGACCTGCCTGCTCCTCCGCCTCCCCGGTTCGCTCCGGTCAAGAAAACAATCGTGATCCCCTGA
- a CDS encoding tetratricopeptide repeat protein translates to MASEVEIEDVTKVEAALEALTAGKLQQGERLLQEVVANTPETYENEEADGEGVAIKFWSMNEFMHYVSWMQDHGMERAVKWIGNAYPRAYYYLGFLCVKQQQYTQAVEYLDKGRSLEPENPKFLFEKAQALIHLGNKEGALALYDQVVETGPHVSQAELAMARRGRGFVLIEMGKLDDAEAAFHASLELDPESEIALSELKYIAHLRQGGPMVEDFESVETTGPDLSSCAICGKDYEQGVMITVEGRPLTICKRCERRLTKKWWQFWK, encoded by the coding sequence ATGGCAAGTGAAGTAGAAATCGAGGACGTGACCAAAGTTGAAGCGGCTCTGGAAGCGTTGACAGCGGGTAAGCTGCAGCAGGGGGAGCGGCTGCTTCAGGAAGTAGTCGCCAATACGCCGGAGACCTATGAAAATGAAGAGGCAGACGGGGAAGGGGTGGCGATTAAGTTCTGGAGCATGAATGAGTTCATGCATTACGTGAGCTGGATGCAGGACCACGGAATGGAGCGGGCGGTGAAGTGGATCGGGAATGCCTATCCGCGGGCGTATTACTACCTGGGGTTCCTGTGTGTGAAACAGCAGCAGTATACCCAGGCGGTAGAATATCTCGACAAGGGCCGCAGCCTGGAGCCGGAGAATCCGAAGTTTCTGTTCGAGAAGGCCCAGGCGCTGATTCACCTGGGGAATAAAGAGGGGGCTTTGGCACTATATGATCAGGTGGTGGAGACTGGACCGCATGTCAGTCAGGCCGAACTGGCAATGGCACGTCGCGGTCGGGGATTCGTATTGATTGAAATGGGGAAACTGGATGATGCGGAAGCTGCCTTTCATGCTTCGCTGGAACTGGACCCCGAAAGCGAAATCGCACTCAGCGAGTTGAAGTATATCGCGCACCTGCGTCAGGGAGGACCGATGGTGGAAGACTTTGAATCGGTCGAGACGACGGGTCCCGATCTGTCGAGCTGTGCCATCTGTGGAAAGGACTATGAGCAGGGAGTGATGATTACCGTAGAAGGCCGGCCACTGACGATCTGCAAACGCTGTGAACGCAGGCTGACAAAGAAGTGGTGGCAGTTCTGGAAGTGA
- a CDS encoding SDR family oxidoreductase, translating into MGYEISGQVGLVTGANRGIGKSILEALLKAGASKVYAAVRDPASVSGLTEEYGDKVVPLELDLTKPDTIKTAAQTASDVSLVVNNAGVLKTASALSEDALESLEFEMNANVYGLIRVAQAFAPVLKANGGGALVQLNSVASIKTFPDFTTYCASKAAAYAVTQGLKDQLKEQGTLVVSVHPGPIATDMGHTAGFDEIAEPPELVADGVVAALQAGEFHVFPDSLAKDMGAAYEGFAKNVVEPAMSEG; encoded by the coding sequence ATGGGCTATGAGATCAGTGGTCAGGTGGGACTGGTAACCGGTGCGAATCGGGGGATTGGGAAATCGATTCTGGAAGCATTACTGAAAGCTGGTGCGTCGAAAGTCTATGCTGCGGTGCGTGATCCGGCTTCGGTTTCCGGGTTGACCGAGGAATATGGGGATAAGGTGGTTCCCCTGGAACTGGATCTGACAAAGCCGGACACGATTAAGACTGCAGCCCAGACTGCCAGTGATGTCTCGCTGGTCGTGAATAATGCGGGGGTGTTGAAAACGGCTTCCGCTCTGTCTGAGGATGCACTGGAATCGCTTGAATTCGAAATGAATGCCAACGTTTACGGTTTGATCCGTGTGGCACAGGCTTTCGCTCCGGTGCTGAAAGCTAACGGGGGCGGCGCGCTCGTGCAGCTGAATTCGGTAGCCTCCATAAAAACATTTCCTGATTTCACGACTTACTGTGCCTCCAAGGCTGCTGCGTATGCGGTCACACAGGGTTTGAAAGATCAGTTGAAGGAGCAGGGGACCCTGGTCGTCAGCGTGCATCCGGGACCGATCGCCACGGATATGGGACATACTGCCGGCTTTGATGAAATCGCCGAGCCTCCGGAGCTGGTGGCCGATGGGGTGGTTGCTGCTTTACAAGCTGGTGAGTTTCATGTCTTTCCTGATTCGCTGGCGAAAGACATGGGGGCTGCTTACGAGGGATTTGCGAAAAACGTGGTTGAACCTGCGATGTCAGAAGGTTAA
- a CDS encoding sulfatase family protein: protein MAGLNWGFSLLRTKLSNTGWALLLCLITLLSLAPAKAQARPARQHPNFVIIFTDDQGYQDVGVFGSPNIKTPNLDQMAQEGVRFTDFYAAQAVCSASRVALLTGCYPNRVGIRGALGPQSKIGINSEETTIAEVVKPQGYATAIYGKWHLGHLPQFLPTRHGFDEYFGLPYSNDMWPFHPTAGKRFPDLPLIENETVINPKVTGKEQAQLTTWYTERAVSFINKHHDQPFFLYVPQSMPHVPLYVSDKFKGKSEQGLYGDVIMEIDWSVGQIRQALKENGIAENTLVIFTSDNGPWLSYGDHAGSALPLREGKGTAWDGGQREPCIMAWPGQIPAGTVCHEMAMTIDLLPTIAYLSGGKVPQDRIIDGKNIWPLMSGEQGAKSPHEVLYFYWGDHLNAVRSGKWKLHFPHPYRSLKDKPGSGGTPGPYIQKKTGLALYNLADDISESKNVADQHPEVVKRLTALGEQAREDLGDSGTKRKGKNNRQPGRVD from the coding sequence ATGGCCGGTTTGAACTGGGGATTTTCTTTACTGCGAACGAAACTCTCAAATACCGGCTGGGCTCTGCTGCTCTGCCTGATCACATTACTGAGCCTGGCGCCCGCAAAAGCACAGGCGCGGCCGGCCCGCCAGCATCCGAACTTTGTGATCATCTTCACCGACGACCAGGGCTACCAGGATGTCGGCGTCTTCGGCTCTCCGAACATTAAAACGCCCAATCTCGACCAGATGGCCCAGGAGGGAGTTCGCTTTACCGACTTCTACGCTGCCCAGGCCGTCTGTTCCGCCTCACGGGTCGCCCTGCTCACGGGATGTTATCCCAATCGCGTCGGCATCCGCGGTGCACTGGGACCACAGTCCAAGATCGGCATCAACTCAGAAGAAACCACAATCGCGGAAGTCGTCAAGCCACAGGGCTACGCCACCGCGATCTACGGTAAATGGCACCTGGGACATCTGCCCCAATTCCTGCCAACCCGCCACGGCTTCGACGAGTACTTCGGGCTCCCCTACTCAAACGATATGTGGCCGTTCCACCCGACAGCGGGAAAACGGTTTCCCGATCTGCCACTGATCGAAAATGAAACCGTCATCAATCCCAAAGTCACCGGCAAAGAACAGGCTCAACTCACGACCTGGTACACGGAACGTGCCGTCTCGTTTATCAACAAACACCATGACCAGCCCTTCTTTCTCTACGTCCCGCAGTCCATGCCGCATGTCCCCCTGTATGTCAGCGACAAGTTCAAGGGCAAATCAGAGCAGGGCCTGTATGGCGACGTGATCATGGAAATCGACTGGTCCGTCGGTCAGATCCGTCAGGCACTCAAAGAAAACGGCATTGCTGAAAACACGCTGGTGATCTTCACCTCCGATAACGGTCCCTGGCTCTCCTATGGCGACCACGCCGGCTCGGCACTCCCCCTGCGGGAAGGTAAAGGCACCGCCTGGGATGGGGGCCAACGCGAACCCTGTATCATGGCCTGGCCCGGACAGATTCCGGCTGGCACTGTCTGTCACGAAATGGCGATGACCATCGATCTTCTGCCCACCATCGCCTACCTCTCCGGCGGCAAGGTGCCTCAAGACCGCATCATCGACGGCAAAAACATCTGGCCCCTCATGAGTGGGGAACAGGGAGCTAAATCCCCCCACGAGGTGCTCTATTTCTACTGGGGCGATCACCTGAATGCGGTTCGCAGCGGCAAATGGAAACTGCACTTCCCGCATCCTTACCGCAGTCTGAAAGACAAACCCGGCTCCGGCGGTACACCCGGCCCCTACATTCAGAAGAAAACCGGCCTGGCCCTCTACAACCTGGCAGACGACATCAGCGAAAGCAAAAACGTCGCTGATCAGCATCCTGAAGTCGTCAAACGCCTCACCGCCCTGGGAGAACAGGCCCGCGAAGACCTCGGCGACTCCGGCACAAAACGCAAAGGCAAAAACAACCGCCAGCCCGGCCGGGTGGACTGA
- a CDS encoding adenylate kinase family protein, giving the protein MATDRRKAVLLFGAPGVGKGTQGRILGQIPGFFHLSSGDVFRSIDIESPEGQEIYKYSSRGELVPDELSIRIWKQGLDARATLSMYKPRKDILILDGIPRNVEQAKILEQHIHVLKVLHLTCSDEEEMIHRIRHRAIRENRADDANESVIRRRFEVYREESAQVLSCYPEEIVAHIDAIGSPAGVLLACLEQLVPVQDAHFRGEHTS; this is encoded by the coding sequence ATGGCAACGGACCGTCGAAAAGCCGTCCTGTTGTTTGGTGCTCCTGGAGTTGGTAAAGGAACTCAGGGGAGAATTTTAGGTCAGATCCCGGGCTTTTTCCATCTCTCCAGTGGAGACGTCTTTCGCTCGATCGATATCGAGTCTCCCGAAGGTCAGGAAATTTATAAATACAGTTCGCGCGGCGAACTGGTTCCTGATGAACTCAGTATCCGCATCTGGAAACAGGGACTCGATGCCCGGGCAACCCTCTCCATGTACAAGCCTCGTAAAGACATCCTCATTCTGGACGGCATTCCCCGAAATGTGGAACAGGCGAAAATCTTGGAACAACACATCCATGTGCTCAAGGTGCTCCACTTAACCTGTAGTGACGAAGAAGAGATGATCCACCGCATCCGGCACCGCGCGATCCGCGAGAACCGGGCCGACGATGCCAACGAAAGTGTCATCCGTCGTCGCTTCGAAGTCTATCGTGAAGAATCAGCACAGGTTCTCAGCTGTTATCCAGAAGAAATCGTCGCACACATCGATGCGATTGGTTCTCCTGCCGGCGTCTTACTCGCCTGCCTCGAACAGCTCGTCCCCGTGCAGGATGCTCACTTCCGGGGTGAACACACCTCCTGA
- the rpsD gene encoding 30S ribosomal protein S4, whose amino-acid sequence MGRYTGPKGRVNRRLGALVFEDAGATRALDQRNMPPGMSQRRRKPSNYGLALIEKQKIKFYYGLRERQLRRYFDKAKRTKGNTGEALLILCERRLDNVVCRAGFAQTRPQARQGIVHSHFQLNGQTVNKPSIWVKPGDVITVRNRPNLKKLYGELVESGRPGCAWLSLDKKELAATVVTAPGSEDVSLPVDVGQVVALISR is encoded by the coding sequence ATGGGTCGTTACACAGGACCAAAAGGACGGGTTAACCGCCGTTTAGGAGCTTTGGTTTTCGAAGACGCAGGTGCAACACGTGCACTGGACCAGCGGAACATGCCGCCGGGAATGTCACAGCGTCGGCGGAAGCCCTCAAACTACGGTCTCGCATTAATCGAAAAGCAGAAGATCAAATTCTACTACGGTCTGCGTGAACGTCAGCTGCGTCGGTACTTCGACAAAGCCAAACGGACCAAAGGCAACACCGGGGAAGCTCTGCTGATCCTCTGTGAGCGTCGTCTCGACAATGTTGTCTGTCGGGCTGGATTTGCTCAGACTCGTCCGCAGGCGCGTCAGGGTATCGTTCACTCACACTTCCAGCTGAATGGCCAGACGGTTAACAAGCCTTCTATCTGGGTCAAACCAGGTGATGTCATTACCGTCCGCAACCGTCCCAACCTGAAGAAACTCTACGGCGAACTGGTTGAATCCGGTCGCCCCGGATGTGCCTGGTTGTCTCTGGACAAAAAAGAGCTGGCAGCAACCGTTGTCACAGCTCCTGGTTCAGAAGATGTCAGCCTGCCGGTTGACGTTGGTCAGGTCGTGGCGTTGATCTCTCGCTAA